One window from the genome of Metabacillus flavus encodes:
- a CDS encoding ABC transporter ATP-binding protein, with protein sequence MRPSNHQVKGTKPPRPNNWPAVVRRIWNYMDGSKGLLVMVIVMIIGSSALGLLGPYLIGQTIDKYIVPLKTDGLAAQLLLLIIVYGGYSLATWLQNFWMAGIAQQAVYRMRVQLFEHFQKLPIAFFDKRQHGELMSRVTNDMDNVSQTLNSSVIQILSSLLTLAGTVILMLILSPVLTALSMVIIPLMVFGMKWITSRTGKKFKEQQKHLGSLNGYIEETFSGQKIVKAFSQEGRVTEEFLERSAKLREAGFWAQTYSGFIPKLMNVLNNLSFAIIAAAGGYMAIKGFITIGTIVIFIEYSRQFTRPLNDLANQFNTILSAVAGAERVFEILDEKEEEQKEPKPLSSGITEGDVAFRNVSFSYDEDHPILKDISFHASKGDMVAFVGATGAGKTTIINLLSRFYDPSAGTILIDGMDITQISRPDLRKNMGFVLQDPFLFEGTIRENIRYGRLHASDHEVEEAAKQANAHSFIMKLPKKYETVLKQDGSGISQGQKQLLSIARAILADPVMLVLDEATSSIDTITELKIQDALGHLMKGRTSFVIAHRLNTIQQADQIIVLDHGRIVEKGSHEQLLSNEGAYYSLYQSLEDIS encoded by the coding sequence ATGAGGCCCTCTAATCATCAGGTGAAAGGAACGAAACCGCCACGGCCAAACAACTGGCCAGCGGTCGTCAGACGGATTTGGAATTACATGGACGGCAGCAAAGGCTTGCTTGTGATGGTGATTGTGATGATAATCGGAAGCTCCGCTCTTGGACTGTTAGGACCATATCTGATCGGCCAAACCATTGATAAGTATATCGTCCCTCTAAAAACAGACGGCCTTGCCGCGCAGCTGCTGCTTTTAATCATCGTATACGGAGGCTACTCCCTAGCCACTTGGCTGCAGAACTTCTGGATGGCAGGCATCGCCCAGCAGGCTGTTTACAGAATGAGAGTCCAGCTATTCGAGCATTTTCAAAAGCTTCCGATCGCATTCTTCGATAAGCGGCAGCATGGGGAGCTGATGAGCAGGGTCACAAACGATATGGATAATGTCAGCCAAACGCTGAACAGCTCTGTTATTCAAATCCTCTCAAGTTTGCTTACTTTGGCCGGAACCGTCATACTCATGCTGATTTTAAGTCCGGTTCTGACCGCGCTATCCATGGTCATCATTCCCCTCATGGTTTTCGGAATGAAATGGATTACAAGCAGGACAGGGAAAAAATTCAAAGAGCAGCAAAAGCACCTCGGTTCATTGAACGGATACATCGAAGAAACGTTCTCAGGCCAAAAAATCGTCAAAGCCTTTTCCCAGGAAGGGCGGGTAACAGAGGAATTCCTGGAACGCAGCGCAAAGCTTCGGGAAGCCGGCTTTTGGGCGCAGACGTATTCAGGCTTTATTCCGAAATTGATGAACGTACTGAATAACCTCAGCTTCGCCATTATCGCAGCAGCCGGCGGCTATATGGCGATTAAAGGCTTCATTACCATCGGCACAATTGTTATATTCATAGAATATTCAAGGCAGTTTACCCGTCCGCTGAATGATCTGGCCAATCAATTTAATACAATCCTCTCAGCCGTTGCAGGGGCAGAGCGGGTATTTGAAATATTGGATGAAAAAGAAGAAGAGCAAAAGGAACCGAAACCTCTATCCTCAGGGATCACCGAAGGGGACGTTGCATTCAGGAATGTTTCATTCAGCTATGATGAAGACCATCCAATTTTGAAGGATATAAGCTTTCATGCATCAAAAGGGGACATGGTAGCATTCGTCGGTGCCACCGGAGCAGGGAAAACGACCATCATCAACCTGCTTTCGCGCTTTTACGATCCAAGTGCAGGAACGATTCTGATTGATGGAATGGATATCACCCAAATCAGCCGACCTGACTTAAGAAAGAACATGGGCTTCGTTCTGCAGGATCCTTTTCTTTTCGAAGGAACCATCAGAGAAAACATCCGCTATGGCCGCCTTCACGCCTCAGATCACGAAGTAGAAGAAGCAGCCAAACAAGCCAATGCCCACTCCTTCATTATGAAGCTGCCGAAAAAATATGAGACGGTTCTGAAACAGGACGGAAGCGGCATCAGCCAGGGGCAAAAACAGCTCCTATCCATTGCAAGAGCAATTCTTGCAGATCCCGTTATGCTCGTCCTTGACGAAGCAACAAGCAGCATCGATACAATCACCGAGCTGAAAATTCAGGACGCCCTTGGGCACTTAATGAAGGGAAGAACAAGCTTTGTCATCGCCCACCGCCTGAATACCATTCAGCAGGCTGACCAGATCATCGTCCTTGACCATGGGAGAATTGTTGAAAAAGGGTCTCATGAACAGCTTCTTTCCAATGAAGGAGCGTATTACAGTCTGTATCAATCGCTTGAGGATATTAGTTAA
- a CDS encoding helix-turn-helix transcriptional regulator, translating to MENRIKEVRKCNGDTLQSLAKKINYDYSNLSKIERGLYVPTISLLKKIAEVYEVDISDLLVTEKRSKEVIDLQSKNLLVKYELELDGRKVSADEISVMTSIIRKLRNAASQNS from the coding sequence ATGGAAAACCGAATTAAAGAAGTAAGAAAATGCAATGGTGATACTCTTCAAAGCCTTGCAAAGAAAATAAACTATGATTATAGTAATCTTTCTAAAATTGAACGCGGTCTTTATGTGCCAACTATTTCGCTTTTGAAAAAAATAGCAGAGGTATACGAGGTCGATATAAGTGATTTGCTTGTGACGGAGAAGCGCAGCAAAGAGGTCATAGATCTTCAATCCAAAAACCTGCTGGTCAAGTATGAACTTGAGCTTGATGGCCGGAAGGTATCTGCAGATGAGATCAGCGTCATGACTTCCATCATCCGAAAACTAAGAAACGCTGCCAGTCAAAACAGCTAA
- a CDS encoding type 1 glutamine amidotransferase domain-containing protein — protein MRLKNKKIIQLVSSEFEDLELWYPVLRLQEEGATVHIAGEKANETYIGKYGVPVTSDLSFTDVKPEEYDAILVPGGWSPDKLRRYPEVLEMVRFMDQHEKPIGQICHAGWVLISAGILKGRNVTSTPGIKDDMTNAGAIWHDVAVITDGHIVSSRRPPDLPQYAKEFADLLAGE, from the coding sequence ATGCGTTTAAAAAATAAAAAAATCATTCAGCTGGTCAGCAGTGAATTTGAGGATCTTGAGCTATGGTATCCGGTACTCCGATTACAAGAAGAGGGTGCCACTGTTCACATTGCTGGAGAGAAAGCCAATGAAACCTATATAGGGAAATACGGTGTTCCTGTCACATCGGACCTTTCCTTCACCGACGTAAAACCCGAAGAATACGATGCAATCCTGGTACCTGGCGGCTGGTCACCGGACAAGCTTCGCCGCTATCCGGAAGTACTCGAAATGGTCCGCTTCATGGATCAGCACGAAAAACCAATCGGCCAAATCTGCCACGCCGGCTGGGTCCTGATATCCGCCGGAATCCTGAAAGGCCGAAACGTCACAAGCACACCCGGCATCAAAGACGACATGACGAACGCCGGCGCCATCTGGCACGACGTCGCCGTCATCACAGACGGCCATATCGTCTCCAGCCGCAGACCCCCAGATCTCCCGCAATACGCCAAAGAATTTGCAGATTTGCTGGCAGGGGAATAG
- a CDS encoding YbdD/YjiX family protein, which yields MLKKIAGIFSHRKQFLNLLVGVPCYETYVAHMTSEHPGEPVKTRKEFFCEAQEERYNAKGGKVSRCC from the coding sequence ATGCTTAAAAAAATAGCCGGCATATTCAGCCACCGCAAGCAATTTCTAAACCTGCTCGTTGGCGTTCCCTGCTATGAAACTTACGTTGCGCACATGACCTCCGAGCATCCGGGTGAACCCGTAAAAACCCGAAAGGAATTTTTCTGCGAAGCCCAGGAGGAACGTTACAATGCGAAAGGCGGGAAGGTCTCCCGCTGCTGCTGA
- a CDS encoding carbon starvation CstA family protein, with amino-acid sequence MKAIKSILIWGIISAAGAAGFGVLALNRGESINAIWLLVAALSVYAIAYRFYSRFIARKVFELDDNRKTPAETQNDGKDYVPTNKWVLFGHHFAAIAGAGPLVGPILAAQMGYLPGTIWIIAGVVLAGAVQDFVILFGSVRRKGKSLGEMIKEEIGPVTGVIAMVGILGIMVILLAVLALVVVKALIGSPWGMFTIAATIPIAIFMGIYMRYIRPGRVGEGSMIGAVLLIGSIMLGQYVSLNPALAKMFTFNGETIAIMMIAYGFIASVIPVWLLLAPRDYLSTFLKIGTIAGLAIGILVVAPDLQMPSTTQFIDGTGPVFAGNLFPFLFITIACGAVSGFHALVSSGTTPKMIERESHARPIGYGAMLTESFVAVMALIAACVLTPGIYFAINSPPAVIGTDAVSAAATVSSWGFTITPDDLTNLAKDVGEETIQSRTGGAPTLAIGMSVIFSSFLGGKAMMAFWYHFAILFEALFILTTIDAGTRVGRFMIQDLLGQVYKPLARTDYLPANILATAICVLGWGYFLYQGVIDPLGGINTLWPLFGIANQMLAGIALLLGTTMLFKMGKKAYVWVTLLPTTWILIVTMTAGWQKLFHENPKIGFLSHANVFSEARSKGEVLAPAANQAQMNQIIVNDYVDAALCAFFMLVVIAVLISAVRMWIRVFKKQDVTLHEAPYIPREEGEFKHYA; translated from the coding sequence ATGAAAGCAATTAAGTCCATTCTGATTTGGGGCATCATTTCAGCAGCGGGAGCGGCAGGCTTTGGCGTTTTGGCTCTTAACCGCGGAGAATCCATTAATGCCATCTGGCTTCTTGTTGCTGCGCTCAGTGTATACGCCATTGCATACCGCTTTTATAGCCGTTTTATAGCAAGAAAGGTTTTCGAGCTTGATGACAACCGCAAAACACCTGCGGAAACACAAAATGACGGCAAGGACTACGTTCCCACAAATAAGTGGGTGCTGTTCGGCCATCACTTCGCTGCGATTGCCGGAGCTGGGCCGCTTGTTGGGCCAATCCTTGCCGCTCAAATGGGATACCTTCCCGGGACCATTTGGATTATAGCTGGCGTCGTCCTTGCCGGAGCAGTACAGGATTTTGTCATTTTATTTGGATCCGTGAGACGCAAAGGAAAGTCTCTTGGAGAAATGATCAAGGAAGAGATTGGTCCTGTTACAGGGGTTATCGCTATGGTAGGGATCCTCGGAATCATGGTTATTCTTTTGGCTGTTCTTGCTCTTGTCGTTGTAAAAGCGCTTATCGGAAGTCCGTGGGGAATGTTTACTATTGCCGCAACGATTCCTATCGCTATTTTCATGGGAATTTACATGCGGTACATCCGCCCGGGCCGGGTTGGGGAAGGCTCCATGATCGGCGCCGTTCTTCTAATCGGTTCCATTATGCTTGGACAATATGTATCTCTTAATCCTGCTCTTGCCAAAATGTTTACCTTTAACGGAGAAACAATCGCGATCATGATGATTGCATACGGCTTTATCGCTTCCGTTATTCCCGTTTGGCTGCTTCTTGCTCCAAGGGATTATTTAAGTACCTTCTTAAAAATTGGTACCATTGCCGGTTTGGCGATTGGAATTCTGGTCGTGGCACCTGATCTTCAAATGCCGTCTACTACTCAATTCATCGATGGGACAGGCCCGGTTTTCGCCGGAAATCTCTTCCCGTTTTTATTCATTACCATCGCCTGCGGAGCCGTTTCCGGTTTCCATGCTCTCGTTTCATCCGGTACGACTCCTAAAATGATTGAAAGAGAAAGCCATGCAAGACCAATCGGATACGGGGCTATGCTTACGGAATCCTTTGTTGCCGTAATGGCACTCATTGCTGCGTGCGTGCTGACTCCCGGAATCTATTTTGCTATCAATAGTCCGCCGGCCGTGATCGGAACGGACGCCGTTTCAGCAGCTGCGACTGTATCCAGCTGGGGCTTTACCATTACACCGGATGATTTAACTAATCTTGCAAAGGACGTAGGGGAAGAGACGATTCAATCCAGAACAGGCGGTGCACCGACTCTGGCCATTGGAATGTCCGTTATCTTCTCGAGCTTCCTTGGCGGAAAGGCCATGATGGCCTTCTGGTATCATTTCGCAATACTCTTTGAAGCGCTGTTCATCTTAACGACAATTGATGCAGGTACCCGCGTCGGCCGCTTTATGATTCAGGATCTTTTAGGCCAGGTGTACAAGCCGCTCGCAAGAACCGACTATCTGCCAGCCAACATCCTCGCCACTGCAATCTGCGTCCTAGGCTGGGGCTATTTCCTTTATCAGGGCGTTATCGATCCGCTCGGAGGAATCAACACCTTATGGCCGCTATTCGGAATCGCAAACCAGATGCTTGCCGGAATCGCCCTGCTCCTCGGTACCACCATGCTCTTTAAAATGGGGAAAAAAGCTTACGTATGGGTAACGCTCCTTCCGACCACCTGGATCCTAATCGTCACCATGACGGCTGGCTGGCAAAAGCTTTTCCACGAAAATCCTAAAATCGGCTTCCTGTCGCACGCTAACGTATTCAGTGAAGCAAGAAGCAAAGGAGAAGTTCTGGCACCAGCTGCCAACCAGGCCCAAATGAACCAAATCATCGTAAACGACTACGTGGACGCCGCCCTATGCGCCTTCTTCATGCTCGTCGTCATCGCCGTCCTGATCTCTGCAGTGAGAATGTGGATCCGCGTATTTAAAAAACAGGACGTCACCCTTCACGAAGCGCCGTACATTCCGCGCGAGGAAGGAGAATTCAAACACTATGCTTAA